A single genomic interval of Halobacillus halophilus DSM 2266 harbors:
- a CDS encoding NADP-dependent glyceraldehyde-3-phosphate dehydrogenase, whose product MATKTEQSVKTLIHGEWNVSESGKSVEISSPHNGETIGQVPSLSQEELEASIKKTAAAQSTWGEKSIQERGEILKKWAEILEERKEEIGESIMLEVAKKRSSAVSEVSRTAEYIRYTVEEAFRLDGSVKRGDGFKGGNPNKIGLAEKTPRGTILAIGPFNYPVNLSASKIAPALMQGNSVIFKPATQGAISGIKLIEALIDAGLPSDLVTVATGRGSVIGDFLVQHPEVDMITFTGGTATGRHIADLSSMIPLVLELGGKDPAIVLKDADLDKAAKEIVAGAYSYSGQRCTAIKRVLVQNEKADELVSKITDQVNGLSVGMPEDDATVTPLINDKSADYVQSLIDDAKEKGATVVTGDKREGNLLYPTLLDHVTSDMKIAWEEPFGPVLPIIRISESEEAVRLANESDYGLQASVFSTDMDKAIGIAQKLEVGTVQLNAKTERGPDHFPFLGVKGSGLGVQGIRESLESVVRDKVTVINM is encoded by the coding sequence ATGGCAACAAAAACAGAACAAAGCGTAAAAACATTAATTCATGGGGAATGGAATGTAAGCGAATCTGGAAAAAGCGTTGAGATTTCGTCCCCTCACAATGGAGAAACGATCGGACAGGTACCTTCGCTTTCTCAAGAAGAGCTTGAGGCGTCCATCAAGAAAACGGCAGCCGCTCAATCCACCTGGGGGGAGAAGTCGATTCAGGAACGCGGAGAAATTCTGAAAAAATGGGCAGAAATTCTTGAAGAGCGTAAGGAAGAAATTGGCGAATCCATTATGCTCGAAGTGGCTAAGAAACGCAGCTCAGCTGTTTCAGAAGTCTCCCGTACCGCTGAATACATCCGCTATACAGTGGAAGAGGCCTTCCGATTAGACGGAAGCGTAAAACGCGGGGACGGTTTTAAGGGAGGCAACCCTAATAAAATCGGTCTTGCAGAGAAAACGCCGCGAGGTACGATTTTGGCCATTGGTCCTTTCAACTATCCCGTTAACCTTTCTGCATCTAAAATTGCTCCGGCCTTAATGCAGGGAAATAGTGTCATCTTTAAGCCTGCCACTCAGGGAGCCATCAGCGGAATTAAATTAATCGAGGCACTGATCGATGCTGGTCTGCCAAGTGATTTAGTTACAGTAGCAACTGGAAGAGGTTCTGTCATTGGTGATTTCCTTGTCCAGCATCCCGAAGTGGACATGATTACCTTTACAGGCGGTACAGCTACTGGCCGTCACATTGCTGATCTGTCTTCCATGATCCCGTTAGTGCTTGAGCTAGGCGGCAAAGACCCTGCCATCGTTCTTAAAGATGCTGATCTCGACAAAGCTGCTAAAGAAATCGTAGCCGGTGCCTACAGCTATTCTGGACAGCGCTGCACAGCGATCAAACGTGTACTGGTTCAGAACGAAAAAGCAGATGAACTAGTCAGCAAGATAACAGATCAAGTCAATGGTCTTTCTGTCGGTATGCCGGAAGATGATGCCACGGTAACACCTTTGATCAATGATAAAAGCGCGGATTATGTACAAAGCCTCATCGATGACGCTAAAGAAAAAGGGGCAACCGTCGTTACAGGGGACAAGCGCGAGGGGAACTTGCTATATCCTACCCTGCTCGATCACGTAACCTCTGATATGAAAATCGCATGGGAAGAACCATTTGGTCCTGTCCTGCCAATTATCCGCATCTCTGAAAGTGAAGAAGCTGTTCGCCTGGCTAACGAATCCGACTATGGTCTGCAGGCAAGTGTCTTCTCTACAGATATGGATAAAGCGATTGGAATTGCTCAAAAACTGGAAGTAGGGACCGTTCAGCTCAATGCTAAAACAGAACGTGGCCCGGATCACTTCCCATTCCTAGGGGTTAAAGGATCTGGTTTAGGGGTGCAAGGTATTCGTGAGAGCCTTGAATCTGTTGTGCGTGATAAAGTAACCGTTATTAATATGTAA